From Triticum urartu cultivar G1812 chromosome 2, Tu2.1, whole genome shotgun sequence, a single genomic window includes:
- the LOC125536498 gene encoding BTB/POZ domain-containing protein At3g49900: MAMEMGRSWQELGVVDTIYEDDHEEEDEEEEEEEETEDCFNSPTMSSSAPTSTSCSPAAPSASSSLPPALRTAVQGWSRANGSRKPDVIVRVQEHCFHLHRDPITSESSYLKRQLSECSDIAVDLPAGLTVDAFADAVASCYGADVALSPDNLAAAWVAADWLELTAEDGLARRAEDYFFEEVATDHGRAAAVLRSCAAFLGGEAAGAGAGLLVRCLETLAASGGADGRWLEDVAALPLEEFQVVVEAMRARLAHDHDLMYTIVDHYLENHKGKLTEEEKSRLCYNVNCAKLSHHLFMHLVQNPRLPLRFVVQAMLVEQLHSHHSMLLTQHHHAAAAAAPVSAAPLPLPPGLHKRSISGPFSSAVAAATAGDAANMTLGDILQRDAVLRQSAHIRASMDATGHRIDTLERELAGLRCRLRHSEQAAAAATASAAIDRVSAKSASFRIPRSRLWNGEDLSSSTATTGRSVAKGNLSLKSRLVHGFKSLFGRRPGNGVAPPPASSDDAGTDVRVGEKGACASCPPEPEDGYDKEPCKEEWSARPHRRNLSMV; encoded by the exons ATGGCCATGGAGATGGGCAGGAGCTGGCAGGAGCTCGGCGTCGTGGACACCATCTACGAGGACGACcacgaggaggaagacgaggaggaggaggaggaggaggagacggaGGACTGCTTCAACTCGCCCACCATGTCCTCCTCCGCGCCCACGTCGACGTCCTGCTCGCCCGCGGCGccgtccgcctcctcctccctcccgcCGGCGCTCAGGACCGCGGTGCAAGGATG GTCGCGGGCGAATGGATCGCGCAAGCCGGACGTGATCGTGCGTGTCCAAGAACACTGCTTCCATCTTCACAGG GACCCGATCACGTCGGAGAGCAGCTACCTGAAGCGGCAGCTGTCGGAGTGCAGCGACATCGCCGTGGACCTACCGGCGGGCCTCACGGTCGACGCGTTCGCCGACGCCGTGGCTTCCTGCTACGGCGCCGACGTGGCGCTGTCGCCGGACAACCTCGCCGCGGCGTGGGTGGCCGCGGACTGGCTGGAGCTGACCGCGGAGGACGGGCTGGCACGCCGCGCCGAGGACTACTTCTTCGAGGAAGTGGCCACGGACCACGGGCGCGCCGCAGCTGTGCTGCGGTCGTGCGCGGCGTTCCTCGGCGGCGAGGCCGCCGGGGCCGGCGCGGGGCTGCTGGTGCGGTGCCTGGAGACGCTCGCGGCGTCCGGCGGCGCGGACGGCAGGTGGCTCGAGGACGTGGCAGCGCTGCCGCTGGAGGAGTTCCAGGTGGTCGTGGAGGCCATGCGCGCGCGGCTCGCGCACGACCACGACCTCATGTACACCATCGTGGATCACTACCTCGAG AACCACAAGGGGAAGCTGACGGAGGAGGAGAAGAGCCGGCTGTGCTACAACGTGAACTGCGCCAAGCTGTCGCACCACCTCTTCATGCACCTCGTGCAGAACCCGCGGCTGCCGCTCCGCTTCGTCGTCCAGGCCATGCTCGTCGAGCAGCTGCACTCGCACCACTCCATGCTGCTCACCCAGCaccaccacgccgccgccgccgcggctcCCGTCTCCGCCGCGCCGCTGCCGTTGCCGCCTGGGCTACATAAGAGGTCCATCTCCGGCCCGTTCAGCAGCGCCGTCGCCGCCGCGACCGCCGGGGACGCCGCCAACATGACGCTCGGCGACATCCTCCAGCGCGACGCGGTGCTGCGCCAGTCCGCGCACATCCGCGCATCCATGGATGCCACGGGGCACCGCATCGACACGCTCGAGCGCGAGCTCGCCGGTCTCCGCTGCCGCCTGCGCCATTCCGAGCAGGCCGCGGCTGCTGCCACGGCCTCGGCCGCCATCGACCGCGTGTCCGCCAAGTCGGCCAGCTTCCGCATTCCGCGTAGCCGGCTCTGGAACGGCGAGGACCTCTCGTCCAGCACCGCCACCACCGGCCGCTCCGTCGCCAAGGGCAACCTTAGCCTCAAGTCACGTCTGGTGCACGGGTTCAAGAGCCTGTTCGGCCGGAGGCCAGGGAACGGtgtcgcgccgccgcccgcgagCAGTGATGACGCCGGCACTGACGTCCGCGTCGGCGAGAAAGGCGCGTGTGCGTCATGTCCACCGGAGCCGGAGGACGGCTACGACAAGGAGCCGTGCAAGGAGGAGTGGAGTGCTCGGCCTCACCGGAGGAACCTGTCGATGGTGTGA